The Synechococcus sp. WH 8101 sequence TGCGCCAAGCTGGGAGCTCTGGAAATCGCCGAAGGCCATCAGGAGAAGGGTCTCAGCCTGCTGCGCCAGGGCCTGGCCTCGCTCGAGGCTGATCCGGATGCCAACACCCCAGACGCCAACAGCGTGAGCGAGCGGTATGAGCTGCTGCTGCACCTGGCGATCGCCCTGAGTGCCAGCGATCCTGCGGCCGCCATCGACGCCTACCGCCAGGCCCTCGACCTCCCCCTCAACACCCGTCTCAGCCTGGGGGCGCGCCTCAATCTGGCCGCCCTGCTGATGCAACAGGAGCGGCTGGACGAAGCGATCCAGCTCACGCTCACCGCCACCCAACGCGCTCCGGAAGTGGCTCTGGGCTGGTACAACCTGGGCCTGATGCAACGGCGCCGCGGCGACATCGCTGCAGCGCTGCAGGCCTATGAACGCGCCCTGCACTTGAACCCGGAGCACGCCGCAACGCATCAGAACCTGGCCGTCGCCCGATTGCTGGGCGGCGATATCGACGGCGCTCGCAGCGGTTTCAGCGAGGCGATCGCGCTGCTGCACCAACAGGGTCGCCCTGAAGAGGCCCAGGCGCTGCGTCGTCAGGTGGAGGGCATGGTGAAACTCGACGAGGTGCGCGCATGAACGCCGCCGGGCAGCAGCCGCTGATCGGCAGCACCGTGGTGGTGACCAGGGCGCAGGAGCAGCAAGGCGCGGTGCGGCAACAACTGGAAGCCCTGGGGGCCCAGGTGCTCGATCTCCCGGCGCTGGTGATCGGTCCTCCGGATGAATGGGGGCCCCTCGATGACGCCCTTGCGGAACTGGATCAGTTCCACTGGCTGGTGGTGTCAAGCGCCAATGGCGTGCAAGCGGTGGAAGCACGCCTACAAAGGCTGGGCCGCAGCCT is a genomic window containing:
- a CDS encoding glycosyltransferase, with translation MLSLSMIVRNEAQRLEACLGSVRGLADEMVVVDTGSSDDTIAVAEAAGARVEHITWPGDFAPARNAALSHVSGDWVLVLDADEQLRPEAIAPLRALMAQPDVLVINLLRYERGAAMAPYSRVSRLFRRHPRIRWSRPYHSMIDDSVQALLQDEPQWRIVDCSEPALIHDGYRPELLQGSDKASRLRQAMEQWLEQQPGDPYACAKLGALEIAEGHQEKGLSLLRQGLASLEADPDANTPDANSVSERYELLLHLAIALSASDPAAAIDAYRQALDLPLNTRLSLGARLNLAALLMQQERLDEAIQLTLTATQRAPEVALGWYNLGLMQRRRGDIAAALQAYERALHLNPEHAATHQNLAVARLLGGDIDGARSGFSEAIALLHQQGRPEEAQALRRQVEGMVKLDEVRA